A single window of Flammeovirga agarivorans DNA harbors:
- a CDS encoding glycoside hydrolase family 2 TIM barrel-domain containing protein codes for MKRHYLIYIIGILFSMNIGCQKVEKIDRQYRETIRLTDNWQFQYQDTLSDQWTNVTVPHDWAISMDFDKTIDMQEVMVLEDGDPVPKLRTGRTGALPHIGKGFYRKELNFTNQDKGKKIYIQFDGAMSHAKVYLNKKFVGSWPYGYTSFEFDITPYINYGDYNLLEVHLENKPLSSRWYPGAGIYRNVRIVKTNPIHVKQWGTYITTPVINEEEGLVNIETKISNSTVKEQKVTLVQTVLFNNERVASEEQSLYVQKGENTSEIKIDVPSPKLWSPDTPNLYKVITEVVVNNEIIDTFHSEFGFRTIEFTNNDGFFLNGKELKFKGVCLHHDLGPLGAAHNESALRHRLLKLKEMGANAIRSTHNPSDPSLVRLTDELGFLFIAEAFDEWEVPKTENGYNTLWNEWAEKDLAALIHRDRNHPSLIMWSIGNEIREQTKKDGAKNAQFLTDICHREDPSRPSTAGFNNWKGAIANGLADAVDIPGWNYKPNKYEAIHKQHPKWKMYGSETASTVSSRGEYFFPAKEGKHKIRPSLHSNSFDMDFPNWAQTPDREFKAQDKHKFIMGEFVWTGYDYLGEPTPYNEEWPTKSSYFGIIDLAGIPKDRFYLYKSKWSNEKVLHVLPHWNWKEGQTVSVHAYTNYNKAELFINGKSMGIKTKNNNSLYDTYRLRWDNITYHSGEMKVVALNDQNEAIEEVVKQTAGIPYQLKIEVDRSEVQANGEEVIYASVSILDKNRQLCPKADQLVTFNVEGQGTLRAVGNGDPTSLESFVAPKRKAFNGMCMAILQSTKEEGKITMTASSQGLAPATITIHTQQTL; via the coding sequence ATGAAAAGGCACTACTTAATTTATATCATTGGAATATTATTTTCCATGAATATTGGCTGTCAAAAAGTCGAAAAAATTGACAGACAATATCGAGAAACTATCCGACTAACTGACAACTGGCAATTCCAATATCAAGATACTTTATCTGATCAATGGACAAATGTAACGGTACCACATGATTGGGCCATCTCTATGGATTTTGATAAAACTATAGATATGCAAGAAGTGATGGTACTTGAAGATGGTGATCCTGTTCCAAAATTACGCACAGGTAGAACTGGAGCATTACCTCATATTGGAAAAGGTTTTTACAGAAAAGAATTAAACTTCACTAACCAAGACAAAGGAAAGAAAATATATATACAATTCGATGGAGCAATGAGCCATGCAAAAGTCTATTTAAACAAAAAGTTTGTAGGCAGTTGGCCATATGGATACACTTCTTTCGAATTCGATATCACTCCTTATATTAATTATGGAGACTATAACCTATTGGAAGTTCATTTAGAAAATAAACCACTATCATCAAGGTGGTATCCTGGTGCGGGGATTTACAGAAATGTAAGAATAGTAAAAACCAACCCTATTCATGTCAAACAATGGGGTACGTATATCACTACCCCAGTGATCAATGAAGAAGAAGGCTTAGTGAATATTGAGACAAAGATTTCTAATTCGACTGTAAAAGAGCAAAAGGTAACTTTAGTTCAGACCGTTTTATTTAATAACGAAAGAGTCGCTTCTGAAGAACAAAGCTTATATGTCCAAAAAGGAGAAAATACATCTGAAATAAAAATAGATGTCCCTTCTCCAAAATTATGGTCACCTGATACGCCGAACCTTTATAAAGTAATCACAGAAGTTGTTGTCAATAATGAGATAATTGACACTTTCCATAGTGAATTTGGGTTCAGAACTATTGAGTTTACAAATAATGATGGGTTCTTCCTTAATGGAAAAGAATTAAAATTTAAAGGTGTGTGTTTACATCATGATCTAGGTCCATTAGGTGCCGCACATAATGAATCGGCACTTAGACACAGATTATTAAAGCTAAAGGAAATGGGAGCCAATGCGATTCGTTCTACGCATAACCCCTCAGATCCAAGTTTAGTAAGACTAACAGATGAATTAGGTTTCTTATTTATCGCTGAAGCTTTTGATGAATGGGAAGTACCTAAAACTGAAAATGGCTACAATACTTTATGGAACGAATGGGCAGAAAAAGATTTGGCAGCTTTAATTCATAGAGATAGAAACCACCCTTCTTTGATCATGTGGTCTATAGGAAATGAAATTAGAGAACAGACAAAGAAAGATGGTGCAAAGAATGCTCAATTCCTAACAGACATTTGCCATAGAGAAGACCCTAGCAGACCTTCAACTGCTGGCTTTAATAATTGGAAAGGAGCTATTGCTAACGGTTTGGCAGATGCTGTGGATATTCCTGGTTGGAATTATAAGCCAAATAAATATGAAGCTATTCATAAACAACATCCTAAATGGAAGATGTATGGAAGCGAAACAGCATCAACTGTAAGTTCTAGAGGAGAATACTTCTTCCCTGCCAAAGAAGGAAAGCATAAAATTCGACCGAGTTTACACTCTAATTCATTTGATATGGATTTCCCAAACTGGGCGCAAACTCCTGATAGAGAATTTAAGGCACAAGACAAACATAAGTTTATCATGGGAGAATTTGTTTGGACAGGTTACGATTATTTAGGTGAACCAACACCTTACAACGAAGAATGGCCAACCAAGAGCTCTTATTTTGGAATTATTGATTTAGCAGGGATTCCAAAAGATCGTTTTTACCTATATAAAAGTAAATGGTCTAATGAAAAGGTGTTACATGTCTTACCGCATTGGAACTGGAAAGAAGGACAAACAGTTAGTGTACACGCTTACACTAATTACAACAAAGCTGAATTGTTTATTAATGGAAAAAGTATGGGTATTAAAACCAAAAATAACAATTCACTATACGATACTTATCGATTAAGATGGGATAATATCACTTACCATTCGGGTGAGATGAAAGTAGTTGCATTAAATGACCAAAATGAGGCTATTGAAGAAGTCGTTAAACAAACCGCAGGAATACCATATCAACTAAAAATTGAGGTTGATCGATCTGAAGTGCAAGCCAACGGTGAAGAAGTCATTTATGCAAGTGTATCTATACTCGATAAGAATAGACAACTTTGTCCAAAAGCTGATCAGTTAGTCACATTTAATGTAGAAGGACAAGGAACTTTAAGAGCAGTAGGCAATGGTGATCCAACTTCTTTGGAATCTTTTGTAGCGCCAAAAAGAAAAGCTTTCAATGGCATGTGTATGGCAATTTTACAATCAACAAAAGAAGAAGGAAAAATCACAATGACAGCTTCTTCTCAAGGATTAGCTCCTGCCACAATTACTATCCATACCCAACAGACATTATAA
- a CDS encoding glycosyl hydrolase has protein sequence MKNKYLKLSLLIPFLATLFFGCEMDDMINNRPIPGEEEEEEYVSYGKKGFGQTTKSHVWSNCVSLSQPFWHYSWGPDYPQGLPDNVEFVPMLWGRNNVAEKVETLKQLAAEGKIKYLLGFNEPDKEDQSHMSVEEAIELWPLLESVGVPLGSPAPASLNSGWLDEFMTQANAKGLRVDFICIHRYTDSIDPNKWMEAFQGSYTKWGLPIWITEMGLADWNATTPENNKRTKEQAYDLMEALLPMMDEADYIQRYAWFDGGRAKNQAALHISAVYEQNSDVLTDLGILYSEHDPNLKAGGGNSEIPEPGDYGLVVDGGFELRNADGAWSGYDNGFTEETEARKGIVSGKIQPDNNGDGGSMLQAIEVEPNTTYSFSYSTKWAEVPDGTIKVQVQDRSMDSKPEGGWPQLYIEPIAETTEWTDVSASFTTTESTSKVYLVFYKGGTNDETNAGLTTLYIDEVSVFKTGDAEPTPDPEPNPVPDSGIIVDGGFEQVTAGPFPSSSASSWYGFDGSFVNDVAEAHTGSQYAVLATDNNGDGAFINHVISTINANKVYTLDMHSKWLQVPTTEGSIRVFDVTDGGKVTLLDGKFSKETAWTKDTFTFETSATTSEIRITIIKPGGEKDNSVMIDDVLLFETGDVEVPPVEDDDLVQEGGFEGVELGALKADSSPWSGYGSGSTDIVGTSLTTPYEGDQCARLKKDEASLIQTIAVESGKTYVFSFYTKWEDGAGSNLKFTIKPSNNGSIKTQEVITATTDWAETTFEYTVPDGHTSLTCNIYKTKNTSGGYFLVDNVSVTEKK, from the coding sequence ATGAAAAATAAATATTTAAAGTTATCTCTATTAATACCATTCTTAGCCACACTATTCTTTGGTTGCGAAATGGATGATATGATCAACAATAGACCTATTCCTGGTGAAGAAGAGGAAGAAGAATATGTCTCTTATGGGAAGAAAGGTTTTGGTCAAACCACTAAAAGTCATGTTTGGAGTAATTGTGTATCTCTATCACAACCCTTCTGGCATTACTCATGGGGACCAGATTATCCACAAGGCCTTCCAGACAATGTAGAATTTGTCCCTATGCTTTGGGGACGTAATAATGTTGCTGAAAAAGTTGAGACGTTAAAGCAATTAGCTGCTGAAGGTAAGATCAAATACTTACTGGGTTTTAATGAACCAGATAAAGAAGATCAATCACATATGTCTGTAGAAGAGGCTATTGAACTTTGGCCTTTACTTGAGTCGGTGGGTGTTCCTTTAGGGTCTCCAGCTCCAGCAAGCTTAAATAGTGGTTGGTTAGATGAATTTATGACTCAAGCGAATGCTAAAGGACTAAGAGTTGACTTTATCTGTATTCACAGATATACTGATTCTATTGATCCTAATAAATGGATGGAAGCTTTTCAAGGATCTTATACAAAATGGGGGTTACCAATTTGGATTACAGAAATGGGACTTGCCGATTGGAATGCTACTACTCCTGAAAATAATAAAAGAACAAAGGAACAAGCCTACGATTTAATGGAAGCTTTACTTCCAATGATGGATGAAGCGGATTATATCCAAAGATATGCATGGTTTGATGGTGGTAGAGCGAAAAATCAAGCTGCACTTCATATTTCTGCGGTTTACGAACAAAATTCTGACGTTCTTACAGATTTAGGTATTCTTTATTCGGAACATGATCCTAACTTAAAAGCTGGTGGTGGAAATAGTGAAATTCCTGAGCCAGGTGATTACGGTTTAGTTGTTGACGGTGGCTTCGAACTAAGAAACGCTGATGGAGCTTGGAGTGGATATGACAACGGATTCACAGAAGAAACTGAAGCTAGAAAAGGTATCGTAAGTGGTAAAATCCAACCGGACAATAATGGCGATGGTGGGTCTATGTTACAAGCCATTGAAGTTGAGCCTAACACTACTTACTCTTTCTCTTACTCTACGAAATGGGCTGAGGTACCTGATGGTACAATAAAGGTCCAAGTACAAGACCGTTCAATGGATTCTAAACCTGAAGGTGGATGGCCACAATTATATATTGAACCAATTGCTGAAACAACAGAATGGACAGATGTATCGGCTTCTTTTACAACCACAGAATCTACTTCAAAAGTATATCTAGTGTTTTACAAAGGAGGTACAAACGATGAAACAAATGCAGGTTTAACAACACTATATATTGATGAAGTATCAGTATTTAAAACAGGCGATGCTGAACCTACTCCAGACCCAGAGCCAAATCCAGTTCCTGATTCAGGAATTATTGTAGATGGAGGATTTGAGCAAGTAACAGCTGGTCCATTCCCTAGTTCTTCTGCATCATCTTGGTATGGTTTCGATGGTAGCTTTGTGAATGATGTGGCTGAAGCTCATACTGGTAGTCAATATGCAGTTCTTGCTACAGATAATAATGGTGATGGTGCATTTATTAACCATGTAATCTCTACTATCAACGCGAACAAAGTATATACATTAGATATGCATTCGAAGTGGTTGCAAGTACCAACTACTGAAGGTTCTATTAGAGTATTTGATGTCACTGATGGTGGAAAAGTAACATTACTAGATGGTAAATTCTCTAAAGAAACTGCATGGACAAAAGATACATTTACTTTTGAAACTTCAGCAACGACTTCAGAAATCCGTATCACTATCATTAAACCGGGGGGAGAAAAAGACAACTCTGTTATGATCGATGATGTGCTTTTATTTGAAACTGGTGATGTTGAAGTGCCACCAGTAGAAGATGACGACTTAGTTCAAGAAGGTGGTTTTGAAGGTGTTGAACTTGGTGCTTTAAAAGCAGATTCTTCACCATGGTCAGGATATGGTTCTGGTTCTACAGATATTGTAGGTACTTCATTAACTACTCCTTATGAAGGTGACCAATGTGCTCGTCTGAAAAAAGATGAAGCATCACTTATTCAAACTATTGCAGTAGAAAGTGGTAAGACTTATGTTTTCTCTTTTTATACTAAATGGGAAGACGGTGCAGGTAGTAACTTGAAATTCACTATTAAGCCATCGAATAATGGTAGTATTAAAACTCAAGAGGTGATTACTGCTACAACAGATTGGGCTGAAACAACTTTCGAATATACTGTACCTGATGGTCACACTAGTCTTACTTGTAATATCTACAAAACGAAGAATACTAGTGGTGGTTATTTCCTAGTTGACAATGTCTCTGTAACTGAAAAAAAATAA
- a CDS encoding RagB/SusD family nutrient uptake outer membrane protein produces MKKALITLLSAASCMSCSNFLELKDNNTLNQDSFWNTEEHLELAVTAAYESLTPEEMFGRGYRDLDVISDNGYNEWTWMQYWDISVGQHNPAVERINWVWNDNYKGIRRANEILDNAPGMNIDEDLKDTSLGEAYFLRALFYNNLSMLFKNVPLILKVVSPEEAKIEKSSNEEVVNQIIEDLSTAIELLPDSGETPGRINKYAALALRARVYLYNKQYENAVKDCEEVINSGKYSLVDDYAFLFSNEGQNSEESIFSVQFVSNMKSGEKFSGTYKKQPQSHFGVLPNLVYDFYTKNGLKPEDDPDATPFSEWSDEKGIPLTAEQLEEKGLSIFDYWAEFNNRDPRLDVSVLRGGEPWVDQAKWDNVVKATRYGIQKYIRTEVGLYEDGDKNFMVLRYADVLLMFAEAKNELSGPSGDVFAALNQVRRRVSMPDFDSSLDQAGLREEIRHERRVELAFEGLRYFDELRWETAKNDFENKVIFHERTFNEGKHYWWPIPQTEIDRNPNLTQNPGW; encoded by the coding sequence GCTTCATGTATGTCATGTAGCAACTTCTTAGAGCTTAAAGATAATAATACATTAAATCAAGATTCATTCTGGAACACAGAAGAACACTTGGAATTAGCAGTCACTGCAGCCTACGAGAGCCTTACTCCCGAAGAAATGTTTGGCCGAGGCTATAGAGATTTAGATGTCATTAGTGACAATGGCTACAATGAATGGACTTGGATGCAATACTGGGATATCAGTGTAGGTCAACATAACCCTGCAGTTGAAAGAATCAACTGGGTTTGGAATGATAATTACAAAGGTATTCGAAGAGCGAATGAGATCTTAGACAATGCTCCAGGAATGAATATTGACGAAGACCTTAAAGATACTTCACTTGGAGAAGCCTATTTCCTTAGAGCATTATTTTACAATAACTTATCTATGTTATTCAAAAATGTGCCGCTGATCTTAAAGGTTGTTTCACCAGAAGAAGCAAAAATCGAGAAGTCTTCTAATGAAGAAGTCGTTAATCAAATCATTGAAGACTTATCTACTGCTATAGAACTACTACCTGATTCAGGAGAAACTCCAGGTAGAATTAATAAATATGCCGCATTAGCACTTAGAGCAAGAGTTTATCTATACAATAAACAATATGAAAATGCGGTAAAAGACTGTGAGGAAGTGATTAACTCAGGGAAATACAGTTTAGTAGATGACTATGCATTCTTATTCTCTAATGAAGGACAAAACAGTGAGGAGTCTATTTTCTCTGTACAATTTGTATCGAACATGAAGTCAGGTGAGAAGTTTAGTGGTACTTACAAAAAACAACCTCAATCTCACTTTGGTGTACTGCCAAACTTAGTATATGATTTTTATACAAAGAATGGTTTAAAACCAGAAGATGATCCAGATGCAACTCCATTCTCAGAGTGGTCAGATGAAAAAGGAATTCCATTAACAGCAGAGCAATTAGAAGAAAAAGGATTAAGCATTTTTGACTACTGGGCAGAATTTAACAATAGAGACCCTCGCTTAGATGTATCTGTTTTAAGAGGTGGAGAACCATGGGTGGATCAAGCTAAATGGGATAACGTTGTAAAAGCAACAAGATATGGTATCCAAAAATATATCCGTACTGAAGTGGGCCTTTATGAAGATGGTGATAAAAACTTCATGGTACTAAGATATGCAGATGTATTATTAATGTTTGCGGAAGCTAAAAATGAATTAAGTGGTCCTTCGGGAGATGTATTTGCTGCACTTAATCAAGTAAGAAGAAGAGTGAGTATGCCAGACTTTGATTCATCATTAGATCAAGCTGGTTTAAGAGAAGAAATCCGTCATGAAAGAAGAGTAGAACTTGCTTTTGAGGGATTAAGATACTTCGATGAATTAAGATGGGAAACAGCTAAAAATGACTTCGAAAATAAAGTGATCTTCCATGAAAGAACCTTTAACGAAGGAAAACATTATTGGTGGCCAATACCTCAAACAGAAATTGACAGGAATCCAAACCTGACTCAAAACCCTGGTTGGTAA